Proteins from a genomic interval of Clostridium scatologenes:
- a CDS encoding O-antigen ligase family protein: protein MFLDTILYYLIGAYIVLLPLLSNKVKVFGKSIPPADTILAMILLVYMFKLFLNRQSRKRFIMGIKDFFTNYLTIFMCILAFIMFVSVSYAVDKGLALSETIRFVAYIAIFFIIKYENHSKKCLKFFMNSYIISVLITSLFGIYQYFTGFALDKRFMENYGYAKIKIAANMNNPNNLGAFLILAIFPILMVAIYEKNKLKKTSYISLVILMLVNIVLTGSRNAIVGIIVGVIVLAVLYSFRLFILLGFLGVIALFVPQVRERLLAITDKTQNQSRTYLWEIAKKMIKDHPLFGVGNGNYVSLHDKYTEIYPQFKFYEDIKPCHNSYLKIESELGIIGGISFLGILITSLLRVKKFITNVKDEYFKFFYTGFLASMIAFYVMNLVDNLFFVPKTTAYFWILLAICEAGIFHMEHNDNTINI, encoded by the coding sequence GTGTTTTTAGATACAATATTATATTATTTAATAGGAGCGTATATAGTACTTTTACCACTTTTATCAAATAAGGTAAAGGTGTTTGGAAAGTCAATTCCGCCAGCAGATACAATTTTAGCTATGATATTATTAGTATATATGTTTAAATTATTTTTAAATAGGCAAAGTAGAAAAAGATTTATTATGGGAATAAAGGATTTTTTTACAAATTATTTGACTATATTCATGTGTATATTAGCTTTCATAATGTTTGTTTCTGTAAGTTATGCTGTAGATAAAGGATTAGCATTAAGTGAAACAATTAGGTTTGTAGCATACATAGCTATATTTTTTATAATAAAATATGAGAATCATAGTAAAAAATGTTTAAAATTTTTTATGAATTCATATATAATTAGTGTTTTAATAACTTCGTTGTTTGGTATTTATCAATACTTCACAGGTTTTGCATTAGATAAAAGATTTATGGAAAATTACGGATATGCAAAAATTAAAATAGCGGCTAATATGAATAATCCTAATAATTTAGGTGCTTTTCTTATATTAGCTATATTTCCAATATTAATGGTAGCTATATATGAAAAAAATAAGTTGAAAAAGACATCATATATAAGTTTAGTAATATTAATGTTGGTTAATATTGTTCTTACTGGTTCTCGAAACGCAATAGTTGGAATTATTGTTGGTGTCATTGTTCTTGCTGTTTTATACAGCTTTAGATTATTTATTCTTTTAGGATTCTTAGGTGTTATAGCTTTATTTGTACCTCAAGTTAGAGAAAGACTACTAGCAATAACAGATAAAACACAGAATCAATCAAGAACCTATTTATGGGAAATAGCTAAAAAGATGATAAAAGACCACCCTTTGTTTGGAGTTGGAAATGGAAATTATGTAAGTTTACACGATAAGTATACAGAAATATATCCTCAATTTAAATTTTATGAAGATATTAAGCCTTGCCATAATTCTTACTTAAAAATAGAAAGTGAACTTGGAATAATTGGAGGAATTTCTTTTTTAGGCATTTTAATAACTTCATTATTAAGAGTTAAAAAGTTTATTACCAATGTTAAAGATGAATATTTTAAATTTTTTTATACAGGTTTTTTAGCATCTATGATAGCCTTTTATGTTATGAATTTAGTTGATAATTTATTTTTTGTACCGAAAACTACAGCTTATTTTTGGATATTGTTAGCGATATGTGAAGCAGGAATATTTCATATGGAACATAATGATAATACGATTAATATTTAA
- a CDS encoding glycosyltransferase family 4 protein: MKVLQIISGNDSGGGGNHVLNLSFYSKDKFKCIIGTIGDGYVYENAKKLGIDVVNFTSKSAYDGTIIKYVKENNIDIINFHGAKAFFMHYFLKSKLLIPCTATVHSDYKKDFINSKIKHIFFTPLSIMGLKSFNYYICVSKYISNLLEKDNFTGKKFVVNNGIDFENIKVTENRSIIREKYNIGEKSFVYVNVARMHPIKNHLNLIEAFNKLKTEINDVKLILVGDGVLQDIIKEKVKTLKLDNYVKFTGFSSNAINFVNASDISILTSFSEGGSPPLVVLESGAVKKAFICSDIGDIKETINEERGFLVDPNSVEDIYRKMKEAYENKEKLNAMGECLYNFIKDKYSINRFCDKYYKAYEEMLRINSWSENNGK, encoded by the coding sequence ATTAAAGTACTTCAAATAATATCTGGTAATGACAGTGGTGGTGGTGGAAATCACGTTTTAAATTTGAGTTTTTATTCTAAAGATAAGTTTAAGTGTATTATAGGAACTATAGGTGATGGTTATGTATATGAAAATGCAAAGAAATTAGGCATAGATGTAGTTAATTTTACAAGCAAATCTGCTTATGATGGAACAATAATAAAATATGTTAAGGAAAACAATATAGATATAATAAATTTTCATGGAGCAAAAGCTTTTTTTATGCATTACTTTTTAAAAAGTAAACTTTTGATTCCATGTACTGCAACTGTTCATAGTGATTATAAAAAGGATTTTATAAATAGTAAGATTAAACACATATTTTTTACACCTTTAAGTATTATGGGACTTAAGAGTTTTAATTATTATATATGTGTATCTAAATATATTAGTAATCTACTTGAAAAAGACAATTTTACTGGTAAAAAGTTTGTAGTTAATAATGGAATAGATTTTGAGAATATAAAAGTTACTGAAAATAGATCTATCATAAGAGAAAAATACAATATAGGTGAAAAAAGTTTTGTTTATGTTAATGTTGCAAGAATGCATCCAATTAAAAATCATTTAAATCTTATTGAAGCTTTTAATAAATTAAAGACAGAAATAAATGATGTAAAACTTATATTAGTAGGAGATGGTGTTTTACAAGACATTATTAAGGAAAAAGTTAAGACTTTAAAGTTAGATAATTATGTTAAGTTCACAGGTTTTTCTTCTAATGCAATAAATTTTGTGAATGCATCTGATATAAGTATTTTAACTTCCTTTAGTGAAGGTGGTTCACCACCTTTAGTAGTATTAGAAAGTGGAGCAGTAAAAAAAGCATTTATATGTTCCGATATAGGAGATATAAAAGAAACTATAAATGAAGAAAGAGGATTTTTAGTAGATCCTAATTCTGTTGAAGACATATATAGGAAAATGAAAGAGGCTTATGAAAATAAGGAAAAATTAAATGCTATGGGAGAATGTCTATACAATTTTATTAAGGATAAATATTCTATTAATAGATTTTGCGATAAATATTACAAAGCTTATGAAGAAATGCTTAGGATAAATAGTTGGAGTGAAAATAATGGCAAGTAA
- the murJ gene encoding murein biosynthesis integral membrane protein MurJ produces the protein MASKKVIKSSIIVMILIILGKVLALIRDSLIAAKFGVTYVTDIYNFALGIVYLLTTISYGLTTTFIPLHTEHLQKNNEEHKNRFVNNVINVSSIITIIITVLLIIFAKDIIYIFGHGLSKDSKVFDSSIQVTRIMMLSLVFISLQSVVTGVLQSHKEFYEPAAMAMVSNIVYVIYLVFFAVEFGIKGFAIATVIGFFMQFLINIPKYKKLGYGYKLVIKFKDPELINMLKLMIPIIISTSVVQLNLFINRSFATNIYGGAVTVLDFANKINTLAYEVFAIGIAMIVYPTLSELAVKEDKTEYKNSLSQAINIIMIILIPAAIAIAVLREPLITIIFKRGAFNNEALKLTANALLFYCPAMIAYGIRDVLNKAFYSIKDSKTPMVNSFIGIVLNIIINLIVIKYMKVSGLTLAITISASVTTIMMIWNLHKKLDGIKLKSMWNSFLKITFCSSVMGLVLFIINKVSQLTMGTGMKGSLISILVSFLVGMLVYITCIYFANIKEFKYLLEYFNAKRNRVNNKL, from the coding sequence ATGGCAAGTAAAAAGGTTATAAAAAGTTCAATTATAGTGATGATACTAATAATATTAGGAAAGGTTCTAGCATTAATAAGAGATTCATTAATTGCAGCAAAATTTGGAGTAACATATGTTACAGATATATATAATTTTGCTTTAGGAATAGTGTATTTACTTACTACTATAAGTTATGGATTAACTACTACATTTATACCATTACATACTGAACATTTACAGAAAAACAATGAAGAACATAAGAATAGGTTTGTAAATAATGTTATAAATGTATCTTCAATAATCACCATAATTATTACAGTTTTATTAATAATATTTGCTAAGGATATAATTTATATATTTGGACATGGACTTAGTAAGGATTCTAAAGTATTTGATTCTTCAATACAAGTAACAAGAATAATGATGCTATCCTTAGTTTTTATAAGTCTCCAAAGTGTTGTTACAGGGGTATTGCAAAGTCACAAAGAATTTTACGAACCAGCTGCTATGGCTATGGTTTCAAATATAGTTTATGTAATATACTTGGTATTTTTTGCAGTTGAATTTGGAATAAAAGGTTTTGCAATAGCTACGGTTATAGGATTTTTTATGCAATTTTTAATAAATATACCTAAATATAAGAAGTTAGGATATGGTTATAAATTAGTTATAAAGTTTAAAGATCCAGAATTAATTAATATGTTAAAATTGATGATACCTATTATTATAAGTACGTCTGTAGTACAATTAAATCTTTTTATAAACAGATCTTTTGCTACAAATATATATGGTGGGGCAGTTACAGTATTAGATTTTGCTAACAAAATAAATACACTAGCTTATGAAGTTTTTGCTATAGGAATAGCTATGATTGTTTATCCAACGTTATCAGAACTTGCTGTTAAAGAGGACAAAACTGAATATAAGAATTCATTAAGTCAGGCAATTAACATAATAATGATTATACTGATACCTGCAGCAATAGCTATTGCAGTATTAAGAGAACCTCTTATTACAATAATTTTTAAAAGAGGAGCTTTTAATAATGAAGCATTAAAATTAACAGCAAATGCACTATTATTTTATTGTCCAGCAATGATTGCTTATGGTATAAGAGATGTTTTAAACAAAGCATTTTATTCTATTAAGGATAGTAAAACACCTATGGTAAATAGTTTTATAGGAATAGTACTAAATATAATTATAAATTTAATAGTTATAAAGTATATGAAGGTTTCAGGACTTACATTAGCAATTACTATATCGGCTAGTGTAACAACAATTATGATGATTTGGAATTTACATAAAAAATTAGATGGCATTAAACTTAAAAGTATGTGGAATAGTTTTTTAAAAATAACTTTTTGTTCATCTGTTATGGGATTAGTATTATTTATTATAAATAAAGTAAGTCAATTAACCATGGGAACAGGAATGAAGGGAAGTTTAATATCTATTCTTGTTTCATTTTTAGTGGGAATGCTTGTGTATATAACATGTATATATTTTGCTAATATAAAAGAGTTTAAATATTTGTTAGAGTATTTTAATGCAAAAAGGAATCGTGTTAATAATAAATTATAG
- a CDS encoding acyltransferase has product MDIIRAISILAVVLIHVSALIIYRSGFDSNMCKLSIIINQISRFSVPAFILISGIGLTLSFKEDEGYFKFIKHRFNKIIPSYILWCVIYTYYTTRSFEINNLINSIIHGSAFYHLYYIPLIIEFYLVYPFIHRVIGTKWGLLISFLLTFGIIVFTRYYTMSNEIKWFLDKKNLLDWIFYFSFGAFIAKNMERFLILTKKYRNLIVILFLISTYIVVNDCMSSLKLGKDIEYAVNFMRPSVFIYSVFMILFIFSIQWEKNIFLNIINYISKSSYSIYLSHAIILDYLVIYYSKNSLSLVSAAFVIKAFFAAVIGSMLINEGKKYL; this is encoded by the coding sequence ATGGATATTATAAGAGCAATATCTATCCTTGCAGTAGTTTTGATACATGTTTCTGCTTTGATAATATATAGAAGCGGTTTTGACTCTAATATGTGTAAGCTATCTATAATTATTAATCAAATTTCTAGATTTTCTGTACCAGCATTTATATTAATTTCTGGAATAGGACTTACTTTAAGTTTTAAGGAAGATGAAGGGTATTTCAAGTTTATTAAACATAGGTTTAATAAAATCATACCTAGTTATATTTTATGGTGTGTGATATATACATATTATACAACTAGAAGTTTTGAAATTAATAATTTAATTAATAGTATAATTCATGGAAGTGCATTTTATCACTTATATTATATTCCTCTAATAATAGAATTTTATCTTGTATATCCATTTATACATAGAGTTATAGGAACAAAATGGGGGCTTTTAATAAGTTTTTTGCTTACATTTGGAATAATAGTATTTACGCGTTATTATACAATGTCAAATGAAATTAAATGGTTTCTTGATAAAAAAAATTTATTGGACTGGATTTTTTACTTTTCATTTGGTGCTTTTATAGCAAAGAATATGGAAAGGTTTTTAATATTGACTAAAAAATATAGAAATTTAATTGTTATTTTATTTTTAATATCAACTTATATAGTAGTAAATGATTGTATGAGTAGTCTTAAACTAGGAAAAGATATAGAATATGCAGTTAATTTTATGAGACCATCTGTATTTATATATTCTGTGTTTATGATACTTTTTATTTTTAGCATACAATGGGAAAAAAATATTTTTTTAAATATAATAAATTATATTTCAAAAAGTTCTTATTCAATATATTTATCACATGCTATTATATTAGATTATTTAGTAATATATTACTCAAAAAATTCACTATCATTAGTAAGTGCAGCATTTGTAATTAAAGCATTTTTTGCAGCAGTAATTGGTTCCATGCTTATAAATGAGGGTAAAAAATATTTATAA